The region CTTTATAATTATTTATATAAAACTTAATTTCCTCAATCAATCTATCAACTGACTTCTTCTTCCTTTTTCCACTTTTTTTTGGATGTATACAAAAATAGCAGGCATTTTGACAACCTCTACTTTCATCAATTACAAACATTTTTATTTTTTCATTTATTTTCCAATAAACATTTGGACTATATTCAGGAAAGGGTAAACTATCAAGCGATTTAATATATTCTCTTTCTGTTTTTATAATCTTTCCATTTTCCTTATAAATTATGTTTGGAATTCCTTCCAATTTTCTTTTCCCTTGTACAAATTTTGACAGTTCAATAATTGTTTCTTCTCCTTCTCCATAACAAAGTGCATCAAAAAAGTCACCTCTTTCAAAAATTAAATGTTCAAAAATGTCCACCTGAGGTCCACCACCGAATATTTTTATTTCTGGCTTTTTCTTTTTTAAAAATCTTCCAATTTCTATTGACCAATCAAACCCATCTCCAGCCCATAGTTTAAATCCCATAAAATCAAATTTTCCCTTTTCAACTTTTTCAAGAATAAACCTTTTTAGTTTTTCAAGATATAATTTTTTATTTTCTTCAATAATTGAACTGGCTTTTTTAAGTTTTATTAATTCAATAAATGACGGTTTTTTCCCTTCTATAAATACTTTATAAGAGAAATTTTCGAGAAATTTTTTTATATCTTTTGTATAAATTTCATCAAAAACTTCTGGTAAATTTAAATCAAGTATATTAACTTCTACTTTTTCTCTAAGAAGACAAGCGGCAAGTAAAGCAAGACCATTATCAGGAACAAAATCAGACAAACTTCTCGGTATACCTGCAATAGAAATTAATAAACCTTTCATAACTTATATTGTACAACTTTGTCCAGAGTAATTCAAATTATTTTTTACATTAACTTGGCATACTTTTTGCATATAAGTGAGGCATAAAAAAGGAGGTTATTTATGGAAAACAAAAAAATTTTAGTTTTTTTCTTAATATGCAATTCTTTGTTATTTTCTCAGGCATTTAAGAATCCACCTGAAAGTTCCTCTGCTCTTTCTCAAAGTGGTGCGTTTGTAGCACAATGTGATGATGCTTCCGCAATTAATTTCAATCCAGCAGGTCTTATTCAATTAAGAGATGGAGAATTAATTTTTGGTTTCAATTTTCCATATTTTAAAACTAAATATATATACTCAAGCGGAGAAGAAGAAAAAAAATATAAATTTTCAGTTCTACCTTATTTTTATTTTGTTCCAGAAACAAAAAATGATGAATTTAAGTTTGGAATAGGGTTCAATACTCCATACGGACAATCAACAGAGTGGAGCCAAGATATTGTCAGGATATGGAATTATCAAGTTCCTTATTACTCAAGTATGCAAACAGGTAATTTAATGACTGCATTTTCTTTTAAATTAACACCAGAACTTTCTTTGGGATTAGGATTAAACTATTATTATAGCAAATTAGTTTTTAAAAATCTTATCTATATTCCAGTTCCTGGAGTTGAAACCACAGCAAAAATAAATGTTGATGGAAGTGCTTTTGGAGGGACTATAGGAATCTTATACAAAAATGATAAATGGTCCACAGGAATAGTTTATAAATCTGGATTTAGAATAGATTATAAAGGAACTTCTGTTATTTTTGGAGATGATTATCCATCAGAAATAAAAATAAATTTTCCTGATAGAATAAATTTCGGTGTAGCCTGCTATCCATTAAAAAACTGGAAAATTGAATTTGATACAGAATATTATGGATTCTCTTCCATTAAAAATGTCTATATAAATCCAGGTTTCATTCCTTCATATGAAATACCAAAAAACTGGAAAAATATTTATAATTTTTATCTTGGAACAGAATATAAAAAAAATGATAATCTGAAATTAAGAGGTGGTATAGCAAGATTAAATTCTCCTATTCCCGATGAAACATGGGAACCAAGTTTACCGGATTCAGATACGTTAATAATTTCTTTTGGTACTGAATTAGGAATCAAAACAGGAAAAATAGAAATGACTTTATTAACTTCAATACCCAAAAAAATAAAAAAGGAGGGAAATTATGAAGGAATTTATAAATCAAAAGGATTTTTCTTTACAATTGGATATAAAAGAGAAATTTAATGAAAACAGGGATACTATTCTTGTTATAGATGATGAAATGGGACCGAGAGAATCTCTCAGAATACTTTTTAAATACAAATATAATGTTATTACGGCGGAAGACGGAGATAAAGGTATAGAAATATTAAAAAATAAAAAAGTTGACCTTGTTATCCTTGATTTAAGAATGCCGGGTAAAAGTGGCATTGAAACACTTGCAGAAATAAGGAAATTCAATCAAAATGTACCTGTAATTATTTTAACAGGTTATGGAGATATGGAAACTGCAAGAAAAGCAATGCATTATGAAGCAATTGAATTTATGAGCAAACCATTTTCTGTTTCCGAAATGGAAGAAATTGTAGAAAAGGGGATACAAAAAGGGAAAATCAAAATTGAGACTGAAAAATTAAAGGAAGAATTAAATTTATTAAAAGAAAAACTAAAAAAAAGAATTAATGAAATTGAAGCACTTGCAATAATTGGACAAACATCATCGGAAATTCTTCACGAGGTGAATAATCTTCTTACAGTGATTCATGGTTATATTCAACTTTTAATAGAAGAAGTTAACTCAAAAAAAATCACATTAAAATATTTAATAACCATTGATAATGAAATAAAACGATGTAAAAATATTGCTAAAAATATTCTTGAACTTGCAAAAGAAAAATCAAATATAGAAGATGT is a window of bacterium DNA encoding:
- a CDS encoding response regulator, which translates into the protein MKEFINQKDFSLQLDIKEKFNENRDTILVIDDEMGPRESLRILFKYKYNVITAEDGDKGIEILKNKKVDLVILDLRMPGKSGIETLAEIRKFNQNVPVIILTGYGDMETARKAMHYEAIEFMSKPFSVSEMEEIVEKGIQKGKIKIETEKLKEELNLLKEKLKKRINEIEALAIIGQTSSEILHEVNNLLTVIHGYIQLLIEEVNSKKITLKYLITIDNEIKRCKNIAKNILELAKEKSNIEDVNLNELIKNLIEFLRQSKLCQNINFLVKIPEYSVIVKSNFNHLHQAILNIFLNSIQAIEKNGIINVLVEKKDNKGIIIIKDNGKGIPQDIIKKVIDPFFTTKETGTGLGLHLTTKIINKYGGQFEIISNEGIGTEFKIIFPLS
- a CDS encoding B12-binding domain-containing radical SAM protein — its product is MKGLLISIAGIPRSLSDFVPDNGLALLAACLLREKVEVNILDLNLPEVFDEIYTKDIKKFLENFSYKVFIEGKKPSFIELIKLKKASSIIEENKKLYLEKLKRFILEKVEKGKFDFMGFKLWAGDGFDWSIEIGRFLKKKKPEIKIFGGGPQVDIFEHLIFERGDFFDALCYGEGEETIIELSKFVQGKRKLEGIPNIIYKENGKIIKTEREYIKSLDSLPFPEYSPNVYWKINEKIKMFVIDESRGCQNACYFCIHPKKSGKRKKKSVDRLIEEIKFYINNYKVYLYRFAGSSTPGDLVLEFAKKVINEKIKIDYANSGYVEDFDIDFEILKTSGCQSIFFGVESGNEEILKKGMNKNVKKSDMERVLKRCKEAGIFTVASLIYPAPFETEETRKETIELLKEVKPDSALIQFPGIYPGTMWFNHPERFNFELIDKEKYPLNVMNYKIKALFPPSMWQPLPYKVNGMNFKKFAYETEKFQKDVLNLGINTSISNEDYLFYLYSGFNTPEEFLRFNRVYFYSGNSEKLREEIERINKKSTDR
- a CDS encoding outer membrane protein transport protein — translated: MENKKILVFFLICNSLLFSQAFKNPPESSSALSQSGAFVAQCDDASAINFNPAGLIQLRDGELIFGFNFPYFKTKYIYSSGEEEKKYKFSVLPYFYFVPETKNDEFKFGIGFNTPYGQSTEWSQDIVRIWNYQVPYYSSMQTGNLMTAFSFKLTPELSLGLGLNYYYSKLVFKNLIYIPVPGVETTAKINVDGSAFGGTIGILYKNDKWSTGIVYKSGFRIDYKGTSVIFGDDYPSEIKINFPDRINFGVACYPLKNWKIEFDTEYYGFSSIKNVYINPGFIPSYEIPKNWKNIYNFYLGTEYKKNDNLKLRGGIARLNSPIPDETWEPSLPDSDTLIISFGTELGIKTGKIEMTLLTSIPKKIKKEGNYEGIYKSKGFFFTIGYKREI